In Bombus vancouverensis nearcticus chromosome 1, iyBomVanc1_principal, whole genome shotgun sequence, a single genomic region encodes these proteins:
- the LOC117153250 gene encoding DNA polymerase delta subunit 2 isoform X1 yields the protein MEIQPQPTYRRKSCIFEDFKKFNISEQRFEQQYCSIYKARLKALKDYLLQKAKIKWGNNKIVTLEQLSERNENDTCIIIGTLYKHQELKPSLLRELSTELQLQTQPARANYASFKDILYLEDETLRIKLADNHINIQDVVTGIVCAVLGHELKDGELSVIDWCLPGCCPKLSIFDRPLETQGKILIISGLDLANNLQSLSTDLLFEWITGMIGCEEVHKDVASIVCIIIAGNSVRGSVETHNYKNYFETNAHDAAIFKETANITHKLDNFLHPIIQCCPIILMPGEFDPTCHTLPQQPLHPCILPQCFRFKSFYGVTNPWIGSINSRIVAGSSGQPIIDIMKVAGLVDISPLMWLERTLLWRHYAPTAPDTIPAYPSSKIDPFIITECPDIYFVGNMEKYDTKLFTADEGQTIRLICIPTFSKTQTGVLVNLQDLETWPISFAVN from the exons ATGGAAATTCAACCGCAACCGACGTATCGTCGCAAGTCATGTATAttcgaagactttaaaaagtTTAATATTTCTGAACAACGTTTTGAACAACAGTATTGTAGTATTTATAAAGCAAGATTAAAAGCATTAAAAGATTACCTTTTGCAAAAAGCGAAAATTAAATGGg GAAACAATAAAATAGTTACTCTTGAACAACTTagtgaaagaaacgaaaatgatacttGTATTATAATAGGCACTTTATACAAACATCAAGAGTTGAAACCATCGTTATTACGCGAACTTAGTACCGAACTTCAATTACAAACCCAACCAGCTAGAGCAAATTATGCATCATTTAAAGATATATTGTACTTGGAAGATGAAACATTACGTATTAAATTGGCTGATAATCATATAAATATTCAAGATGTAGTTACTGGTATTGTTTGTGCTGTATTGGGACATGAACTAAAGGATGGTGAACTTTca GTAATAGATTGGTGTTTGCCAGGATGTTGTCCAAAATTATCAATATTTGATCGGCCACTAGAAACGCAAGgaaagattttaataatttcaggTCTAGATCTAGCAAATAATTTACAATCGTTAAGTACAGATTTATTATTTGAATGGATCACTGGAATGATTGGTTGTGAAGAAGTTCATAAAGATGTGGCATCTATTGTGTGTATTATTATAGCAG GAAATAGTGTAAGAGGATCTGTGGAGACccacaattataaaaattattttgagaCAAATGCACATGATGCAGCGATATTTAAAGAGACTGCAAACATAACGCATAAATTGGATAACTTTCTTCATCCTATCATACAATGTTGTCCCATAATATTAATGCCTGGAGAATTTGATCCAACATGTCATACATTACCTCAACAACCACTTCATCCATGCATTTTGCCACAATGTTTCAG GTTTAAAAGCTTTTATGGAGTTACTAATCCATGGATTGGTAGTATAAACTCTCGCATTGTAGCTGGATCCAGTGGTCAACCAATTATAGATATCATGAAAGTTGCTGGACTTGTTGATATTTCACCTTTAATGTGGTTAGAACGTACGTTACTTTGGCGACATTATGCTCCAACTGCACCAGATACTATACCAGCTTATCCATCTAGCAAAATTGATCCATTTATTATAACAGAATGTCCTGATATATATTTTGTTGGTAATATGGAGAAGTATGATACCAAATTATTCACAG CAGATGAAGGACAAACAATACGATTGATTTGTATTCCAACATTTTCTAAGACACAAACAGGTGTGTTAGTTAATTTACAGGATTTAGAAACTTGGCCTATTTCCTTTGCTGTGaattaa
- the LOC117153250 gene encoding DNA polymerase delta subunit 2 isoform X4 gives MEIQPQPTYRRKSCIFEDFKKFNISEQRFEQQYCSIYKARLKALKDYLLQKAKIKWGNNKIVTLEQLSERNENDTCIIIGTLYKHQELKPSLLRELSTELQLQTQPARANYASFKDILYLEDETLRIKLADNHINIQDVVTGIVCAVLGHELKDGELSVIDWCLPGCCPKLSIFDRPLETQGKILIISGLDLANNLQSLSTDLLFEWITGMIGCEEVHKDVASIVCIIIAGNSVRGSVETHNYKNYFETNAHDAAIFKETANITHKLDNFLHPIIQCCPIILMPGEFDPTCHTLPQQPLHPCILPQCFRFKSFYGVTNPWIGSINSRIVAGSSGQPIIDIMKVAGLVDISPLMWLERTLLWRHYAPTAPDTIPAYPSSKIDPFIITECPDIYFVGNMEKYDTKLFTGVHGPRLAEA, from the exons ATGGAAATTCAACCGCAACCGACGTATCGTCGCAAGTCATGTATAttcgaagactttaaaaagtTTAATATTTCTGAACAACGTTTTGAACAACAGTATTGTAGTATTTATAAAGCAAGATTAAAAGCATTAAAAGATTACCTTTTGCAAAAAGCGAAAATTAAATGGg GAAACAATAAAATAGTTACTCTTGAACAACTTagtgaaagaaacgaaaatgatacttGTATTATAATAGGCACTTTATACAAACATCAAGAGTTGAAACCATCGTTATTACGCGAACTTAGTACCGAACTTCAATTACAAACCCAACCAGCTAGAGCAAATTATGCATCATTTAAAGATATATTGTACTTGGAAGATGAAACATTACGTATTAAATTGGCTGATAATCATATAAATATTCAAGATGTAGTTACTGGTATTGTTTGTGCTGTATTGGGACATGAACTAAAGGATGGTGAACTTTca GTAATAGATTGGTGTTTGCCAGGATGTTGTCCAAAATTATCAATATTTGATCGGCCACTAGAAACGCAAGgaaagattttaataatttcaggTCTAGATCTAGCAAATAATTTACAATCGTTAAGTACAGATTTATTATTTGAATGGATCACTGGAATGATTGGTTGTGAAGAAGTTCATAAAGATGTGGCATCTATTGTGTGTATTATTATAGCAG GAAATAGTGTAAGAGGATCTGTGGAGACccacaattataaaaattattttgagaCAAATGCACATGATGCAGCGATATTTAAAGAGACTGCAAACATAACGCATAAATTGGATAACTTTCTTCATCCTATCATACAATGTTGTCCCATAATATTAATGCCTGGAGAATTTGATCCAACATGTCATACATTACCTCAACAACCACTTCATCCATGCATTTTGCCACAATGTTTCAG GTTTAAAAGCTTTTATGGAGTTACTAATCCATGGATTGGTAGTATAAACTCTCGCATTGTAGCTGGATCCAGTGGTCAACCAATTATAGATATCATGAAAGTTGCTGGACTTGTTGATATTTCACCTTTAATGTGGTTAGAACGTACGTTACTTTGGCGACATTATGCTCCAACTGCACCAGATACTATACCAGCTTATCCATCTAGCAAAATTGATCCATTTATTATAACAGAATGTCCTGATATATATTTTGTTGGTAATATGGAGAAGTATGATACCAAATTATTCACAG GAGTCCATGGCCCAAGACTAGCTGAAGCATAA
- the LOC117153252 gene encoding uncharacterized protein LOC117153252: protein MTSKVMNRNNWEGKWPKQQTRTNKTVHKNSKRTKKSGLKLSNSSKGITPRQRTLRRLESNERERMRMHSLNDAFQSLREVIPHVSKERRLSKIETLTLAKNYIVALTDVICAMRSEEKTIDSQSEVSQSQESSKNIKICLNMNIPIPSKSRS from the exons ATGACATCCAAAGTGATGAATAGGAATAACTGGGAGGGAAAATGGCCTAAACAACAAACACGGACTAATAAAACAGTACACAAGAACAGTAAGCGAACTAAAAAATCCGGACTAAAGTTATCAAATTCATCCAAAGGGATAACACCTAGACAAAGAACTCTTAGAAGATTGGAAAGTAATGAGAGAGAAAGAATGAGAATGCATAGTTTAAATGATGCTTTTCAG TCTTTACGTGAGGTAATTCCACATGTATCAAAGGAAAGACGATTATCCAAAATTGAAACCTTAACATTGGCAAAAAATTATATAGTTGCTCTCACAGATGTGATATGTGCAATGAGAAGTGAAGAAAAAACTATAGATTCACAGTCAGAAGTTTCTCAATCTCAAGAATCATCTAAGAACATAAAGATTTGTCTAAATATGAATATTCCTATTCCTTCAAAATCCCGTAGTTAG
- the LOC117153250 gene encoding DNA polymerase delta subunit 2 isoform X3, translated as MEIQPQPTYRRKSCIFEDFKKFNISEQRFEQQYCSIYKARLKALKDYLLQKAKIKWGTLYKHQELKPSLLRELSTELQLQTQPARANYASFKDILYLEDETLRIKLADNHINIQDVVTGIVCAVLGHELKDGELSVIDWCLPGCCPKLSIFDRPLETQGKILIISGLDLANNLQSLSTDLLFEWITGMIGCEEVHKDVASIVCIIIAGNSVRGSVETHNYKNYFETNAHDAAIFKETANITHKLDNFLHPIIQCCPIILMPGEFDPTCHTLPQQPLHPCILPQCFRFKSFYGVTNPWIGSINSRIVAGSSGQPIIDIMKVAGLVDISPLMWLERTLLWRHYAPTAPDTIPAYPSSKIDPFIITECPDIYFVGNMEKYDTKLFTADEGQTIRLICIPTFSKTQTGVLVNLQDLETWPISFAVN; from the exons ATGGAAATTCAACCGCAACCGACGTATCGTCGCAAGTCATGTATAttcgaagactttaaaaagtTTAATATTTCTGAACAACGTTTTGAACAACAGTATTGTAGTATTTATAAAGCAAGATTAAAAGCATTAAAAGATTACCTTTTGCAAAAAGCGAAAATTAAATGGg GCACTTTATACAAACATCAAGAGTTGAAACCATCGTTATTACGCGAACTTAGTACCGAACTTCAATTACAAACCCAACCAGCTAGAGCAAATTATGCATCATTTAAAGATATATTGTACTTGGAAGATGAAACATTACGTATTAAATTGGCTGATAATCATATAAATATTCAAGATGTAGTTACTGGTATTGTTTGTGCTGTATTGGGACATGAACTAAAGGATGGTGAACTTTca GTAATAGATTGGTGTTTGCCAGGATGTTGTCCAAAATTATCAATATTTGATCGGCCACTAGAAACGCAAGgaaagattttaataatttcaggTCTAGATCTAGCAAATAATTTACAATCGTTAAGTACAGATTTATTATTTGAATGGATCACTGGAATGATTGGTTGTGAAGAAGTTCATAAAGATGTGGCATCTATTGTGTGTATTATTATAGCAG GAAATAGTGTAAGAGGATCTGTGGAGACccacaattataaaaattattttgagaCAAATGCACATGATGCAGCGATATTTAAAGAGACTGCAAACATAACGCATAAATTGGATAACTTTCTTCATCCTATCATACAATGTTGTCCCATAATATTAATGCCTGGAGAATTTGATCCAACATGTCATACATTACCTCAACAACCACTTCATCCATGCATTTTGCCACAATGTTTCAG GTTTAAAAGCTTTTATGGAGTTACTAATCCATGGATTGGTAGTATAAACTCTCGCATTGTAGCTGGATCCAGTGGTCAACCAATTATAGATATCATGAAAGTTGCTGGACTTGTTGATATTTCACCTTTAATGTGGTTAGAACGTACGTTACTTTGGCGACATTATGCTCCAACTGCACCAGATACTATACCAGCTTATCCATCTAGCAAAATTGATCCATTTATTATAACAGAATGTCCTGATATATATTTTGTTGGTAATATGGAGAAGTATGATACCAAATTATTCACAG CAGATGAAGGACAAACAATACGATTGATTTGTATTCCAACATTTTCTAAGACACAAACAGGTGTGTTAGTTAATTTACAGGATTTAGAAACTTGGCCTATTTCCTTTGCTGTGaattaa
- the Dph1 gene encoding diphthamide biosynthesis 1, which yields MSEKSDSVVIIKAKPVRKVFKAPVKINKIPEEILNNSLLNAAIAALPCNYNFEIHKSVWRIREVKAKRVALQMPEGLLMYATTLADIIEDFTDAETIIMGDVTYGACCIDDYTAKALGADFLIHYGHSCLIPIDQTVGIKVLYIFVNIKIDTSHCIECLQATLSITTKIGLVSTIQFAGTLQAIAMEMRRNGYEVSTPQSKPLSPGEILGCTAPQIRCADVVIYVGDGRFHLEAAMIANPKLRAFRYDPYEKKLTEEFYDHEQMLKTRLAAIEHAKEIGKFGLILGTLGRQGNLNVLKNLETRINLLGKKNVIILLSEIFPDKIKLFKGVDAFIQIACPRLSIDWGTAFEKPFLTPYEGAAALKMINFNNDKPYPMDFYASASLGPWTPNYKESELEKQTNTCCGKCKDKT from the exons ATGAGCGAAAAATCTGATTCTGTTGTGATAATTAAAGCGAAACCTGTTCGTAAGGTATTTAAAGCTCcagttaaaataaataaaatacctgaagaaattttaaacaattcatTGTTAAATGCAGCAATTGCTGCGTTACCCTGTAATTACAATTTTGAAATACACAAATCAGTATGGAGAATTAGGGAAGTCAAAGCTAAAAGAGTTGCATTACAAATGCCTGAAGGACTTCTAATGTATGCTACAACTCTAGCTGATATTATTGAAGACTTTACAGATGCAGAAACTATTATAATGGGAGATGTTACTTATG GAGCATGTTGTATAGATGATTATACTGCAAAAGCATTAGGTGCagattttttaattcattatgGCCATTCTTGCTTAATACCAATTGATCAAACTGTTGGTATTAAAGTACTTTATATATTTGTTAACATAAAAATTGATACTTCACATTGTATTGAATGCTTACAAGCTACATTATCAATTACAACAAAAATTGGACTTGTAAGTACTATACAATTTGCTGGCACATTACAAGCAATTGCAATGGAGATGAGAAGAAATGGTTATGAAGTATCTACTCCACAAAGTAAACCATTAAGTCCTGGCGAG ATTTTAGGTTGTACGGCACCACAGATTCGGTGTGCTGATGTAGTTATCTATGTAGGAGATGGTAGGTTTCACTTAGAAGCAGCAATGATTGCTAATCCAAAATTAAGGGCATTTCGATATGATCCCTATGAGAAGAAATTGACAGAAGAATTTTATGATCACGAACAAATGCTAAAAACTAGATTAGCAGCAATTGAACATGCAAAAGAGATTGGAAAATTTGGATTAATACTTGGTACTTTAGGAAGACAAGGAAATCTTAATGTTTTGAAAAATTTGGAAACTAGAATTAATTTATTGGGAAAGAAAAATGTCATTATATTGCTCTCAGAAATATTTccagataaaattaaattatttaaaggcGTTGATGCTTTTATACAG ATTGCATGTCCACGATTAAGTATAGATTGGGGAACAGCGTTTGAAAAACCTTTTCTCACACCATATGAAGGAGCTGCTgctttaaaaatgataaattttaataatgataAGCCATATCCTATGGATTTTTATGCTTCAGCTAGTCTTGGGCCATGGACTCCTAATTACAAAGAATCTGAATTAGAAAAACAAACTAACACTTGTTGTGGTAAATGTAAAGATAAAACATAA
- the LOC117153250 gene encoding DNA polymerase delta subunit 2 isoform X2, whose protein sequence is MEIQPQPTYRRKSCIFEDFKKFNISEQRFEQQYCSIYKARLKALKDYLLQKAKIKWGNNKIVTLEQLSERNENDTCIIIGTLYKHQELKPSLLRELSTELQLQTQPARANYASFKDILYLEDETLRIKLADNHINIQDVVTGIVCAVLGHELKDGELSVIDWCLPGCCPKLSIFDRPLETQGKILIISGLDLANNLQSLSTDLLFEWITGMIGCEEVHKDVASIVCIIIAGNSVRGSVETHNYKNYFETNAHDAAIFKETANITHKLDNFLHPIIQCCPIILMPGEFDPTCHTLPQQPLHPCILPQCFRFKSFYGVTNPWIGSINSRIVAGSSGQPIIDIMKVAGLVDISPLMWLERTLLWRHYAPTAPDTIPAYPSSKIDPFIITECPDIYFVGNMEKYDTKLFTDEGQTIRLICIPTFSKTQTGVLVNLQDLETWPISFAVN, encoded by the exons ATGGAAATTCAACCGCAACCGACGTATCGTCGCAAGTCATGTATAttcgaagactttaaaaagtTTAATATTTCTGAACAACGTTTTGAACAACAGTATTGTAGTATTTATAAAGCAAGATTAAAAGCATTAAAAGATTACCTTTTGCAAAAAGCGAAAATTAAATGGg GAAACAATAAAATAGTTACTCTTGAACAACTTagtgaaagaaacgaaaatgatacttGTATTATAATAGGCACTTTATACAAACATCAAGAGTTGAAACCATCGTTATTACGCGAACTTAGTACCGAACTTCAATTACAAACCCAACCAGCTAGAGCAAATTATGCATCATTTAAAGATATATTGTACTTGGAAGATGAAACATTACGTATTAAATTGGCTGATAATCATATAAATATTCAAGATGTAGTTACTGGTATTGTTTGTGCTGTATTGGGACATGAACTAAAGGATGGTGAACTTTca GTAATAGATTGGTGTTTGCCAGGATGTTGTCCAAAATTATCAATATTTGATCGGCCACTAGAAACGCAAGgaaagattttaataatttcaggTCTAGATCTAGCAAATAATTTACAATCGTTAAGTACAGATTTATTATTTGAATGGATCACTGGAATGATTGGTTGTGAAGAAGTTCATAAAGATGTGGCATCTATTGTGTGTATTATTATAGCAG GAAATAGTGTAAGAGGATCTGTGGAGACccacaattataaaaattattttgagaCAAATGCACATGATGCAGCGATATTTAAAGAGACTGCAAACATAACGCATAAATTGGATAACTTTCTTCATCCTATCATACAATGTTGTCCCATAATATTAATGCCTGGAGAATTTGATCCAACATGTCATACATTACCTCAACAACCACTTCATCCATGCATTTTGCCACAATGTTTCAG GTTTAAAAGCTTTTATGGAGTTACTAATCCATGGATTGGTAGTATAAACTCTCGCATTGTAGCTGGATCCAGTGGTCAACCAATTATAGATATCATGAAAGTTGCTGGACTTGTTGATATTTCACCTTTAATGTGGTTAGAACGTACGTTACTTTGGCGACATTATGCTCCAACTGCACCAGATACTATACCAGCTTATCCATCTAGCAAAATTGATCCATTTATTATAACAGAATGTCCTGATATATATTTTGTTGGTAATATGGAGAAGTATGATACCAAATTATTCACAG ATGAAGGACAAACAATACGATTGATTTGTATTCCAACATTTTCTAAGACACAAACAGGTGTGTTAGTTAATTTACAGGATTTAGAAACTTGGCCTATTTCCTTTGCTGTGaattaa